Proteins encoded by one window of Leptospira barantonii:
- a CDS encoding TonB-dependent receptor plug domain-containing protein — protein sequence MFEIKNPYSKRVYFSENKNNRKLLVSISILLSLAWVEGVLAKTQARLKISANSKSDSPLQFSIQGKNFSKNVTFTDSRELIVELPDLGSYETILTWKSGLSEKRTIYITQSEWSLEFVSEQKVSADAIRVVAKRPDSPPNYVLSQEDAIRMPGGFGDALKAVQSMPGISPMFQMYTGASFQSAIQTFGQNTNQNKPDKPNSEKGFLVMRGAGTRANQFYFNGFPMSYPFHADGLASVINNNAIRSLELYMGSYSARYGFATGGIINIEGFQKRDNNLSVAHLNAFLTDVYTYRNITKDLNVSVSGKKYYPNVIFGRVPNLIPAETFMSDYNDYQARIGWDINANHSISIQTFGAKDKRYPFKELSQYNPKETAQSFGKSPSATEGARLDRVFRTDAIQHVWKPKDTITNTFNVSRNYFHEITETGMDALAFNVQELGYPPSLYRKVHTIQNDYFNDLKQVENVSEIDLLKRNWKIAFGGQYREVDAGYKGKVSYLNPDPTLAFLNQQYLNSPEAKSVLEGDSVRTRQIGYFFENRIKFNDFNLNLGVRREYYDKSREWKTSPRLGISKEIPYTQTRIFAGYGKHYQAPTDVSRYSARTGNPNLKMEESDHAEIGWDQKIGNLWNVKVEGYQNTFSNLSVADPFVMDPFSTNRDLAREALDPSANSSLIRRSNLNYSNSMTGYSRGIEVFIKKEAPTESGFYGWLSYTKSITKRNRHMPELTNQEYNSWLAQSKSKELIHQENTDHYYANFYRDGSYDVLFKNSQDELYDLDRTHIFNIVLGWKFAEKAQLGLKGTYLTNYAYTPVSGSTATTLNQSISALFPDLPIPPSPSGGVSTSFPFYQPVYSDMHRSARLPHYHQIDLRFDRFIPTSWGKMTAYFELVNITGSRIAVSADTFVPILPYVQNVNPDTQYIYLNGLQSLKTDKNKIPYLNFGIEIRF from the coding sequence ATGTTCGAAATAAAGAATCCGTATAGCAAGAGAGTTTACTTTTCTGAAAACAAAAACAATCGAAAACTTCTCGTATCCATTTCCATTCTCCTTTCACTCGCTTGGGTGGAAGGAGTATTAGCAAAAACGCAAGCGCGTTTGAAAATTTCAGCGAATTCGAAATCGGATTCTCCGTTGCAATTTTCGATTCAAGGGAAGAATTTTTCGAAGAACGTAACGTTTACGGATTCTCGGGAGCTGATCGTCGAACTGCCGGATCTCGGAAGTTATGAGACGATTCTTACCTGGAAAAGCGGACTTTCCGAAAAAAGAACGATCTATATTACACAATCGGAATGGAGCTTGGAGTTCGTTTCCGAACAGAAAGTTTCCGCGGATGCGATCCGCGTGGTTGCGAAACGACCCGATTCTCCCCCGAACTATGTTTTGAGTCAGGAAGACGCGATCCGAATGCCGGGCGGGTTCGGGGACGCGCTCAAAGCCGTTCAGTCGATGCCTGGAATTTCTCCCATGTTTCAAATGTATACGGGCGCAAGTTTTCAATCGGCGATCCAGACATTCGGTCAAAATACGAATCAAAACAAACCAGATAAACCGAACAGCGAAAAAGGATTTTTGGTGATGCGAGGCGCGGGAACCCGAGCCAATCAATTTTATTTCAACGGTTTTCCGATGAGTTATCCGTTTCACGCGGACGGCTTGGCTTCCGTCATCAACAACAACGCGATCCGATCCTTGGAATTGTATATGGGCTCTTATTCCGCGCGATACGGTTTTGCAACGGGAGGGATCATCAACATCGAAGGATTTCAAAAAAGGGATAATAATCTTTCCGTCGCGCACTTAAACGCGTTTTTGACGGATGTATACACATATCGTAATATTACAAAAGACTTAAACGTTTCCGTTTCCGGAAAAAAATACTATCCGAACGTGATATTCGGAAGGGTTCCGAATCTGATTCCGGCGGAAACTTTCATGTCCGATTACAACGACTATCAGGCTCGAATCGGATGGGACATCAACGCGAATCATTCCATTTCCATTCAAACCTTCGGAGCCAAGGATAAACGATATCCGTTTAAAGAACTCAGCCAATACAACCCGAAGGAGACCGCGCAGTCTTTTGGCAAGTCTCCGTCTGCCACCGAGGGCGCGAGACTCGATCGTGTCTTTCGAACGGACGCGATTCAACACGTCTGGAAACCGAAGGATACGATCACGAACACCTTCAACGTTTCCAGAAATTACTTTCACGAAATCACCGAGACCGGCATGGATGCTTTGGCGTTCAATGTTCAAGAACTCGGATATCCTCCTTCCTTATACCGAAAGGTGCACACCATCCAAAACGATTATTTCAACGATTTAAAGCAGGTTGAAAACGTTTCCGAAATCGATCTGTTAAAACGAAATTGGAAGATCGCGTTCGGAGGCCAGTATCGAGAAGTCGACGCGGGTTATAAGGGAAAGGTAAGCTATCTCAATCCCGATCCTACTTTGGCATTTTTGAATCAGCAGTATTTGAATTCGCCGGAAGCAAAATCGGTGTTGGAAGGAGATTCGGTAAGAACGAGACAGATCGGATACTTTTTTGAGAATCGAATCAAGTTCAACGATTTCAATTTGAATCTCGGAGTCAGAAGAGAATACTATGATAAGTCGAGAGAATGGAAAACTTCTCCGCGTCTCGGTATCAGCAAGGAAATCCCCTATACACAAACCAGAATCTTTGCGGGTTATGGGAAGCACTACCAAGCTCCTACTGACGTGAGTCGTTATTCCGCGAGAACGGGGAACCCGAATTTGAAAATGGAAGAATCGGATCACGCGGAGATCGGATGGGATCAGAAGATCGGAAATCTTTGGAACGTTAAAGTGGAAGGTTATCAGAATACGTTTTCCAATCTTTCCGTAGCCGATCCTTTTGTGATGGATCCATTTTCGACAAACAGGGATTTGGCGAGAGAGGCTTTGGATCCTTCGGCAAATTCTTCCTTAATCCGAAGAAGCAATCTGAACTATTCCAATTCCATGACCGGTTATTCGAGAGGGATTGAAGTTTTTATCAAAAAGGAGGCGCCGACCGAATCCGGTTTTTACGGTTGGTTGTCTTATACCAAATCGATCACAAAACGAAATCGTCACATGCCGGAACTTACAAACCAGGAATACAATTCCTGGCTCGCGCAAAGCAAATCAAAAGAATTGATTCATCAGGAAAACACGGATCATTACTACGCGAATTTTTACAGAGACGGAAGTTATGACGTGCTTTTCAAAAATTCTCAAGACGAGTTGTACGACTTGGATCGAACTCATATCTTCAATATCGTTCTCGGTTGGAAATTCGCGGAGAAGGCGCAACTCGGATTAAAAGGAACCTACTTAACAAATTATGCATATACTCCTGTCTCCGGATCAACTGCCACCACTTTGAATCAAAGCATATCGGCTTTGTTTCCGGATCTGCCGATTCCGCCTTCTCCTTCTGGCGGCGTTTCCACTTCTTTTCCTTTTTATCAACCCGTATATTCGGATATGCATCGTTCGGCGAGATTGCCTCACTACCATCAAATCGATTTGAGATTTGATCGTTTTATTCCGACGAGCTGGGGAAAAATGACCGCGTATTTCGAACTCGTAAACATAACCGGAAGCAGGATCGCCGTAAGCGCGGATACGTTTGTTCCGATTCTTCCGTATGTGCAGAACGTCAATCCGGATACTCAATACATTTATCTGAACGGGTTGCAGTCCTTAAAAACGGATAAGAATAAAATCCCTTATTTGAACTTCGGAATCGAAATTAGATTTTGA
- a CDS encoding Lp29 family lipoprotein: protein MRYDQKFGSLIFSLLCVLNCNYHYYVQQTPPDATASIPNLSKVKIAYIGFRPYEAEITKSSAETRVYTANLIYPDRTILKFQNGSYASDLKSVGYRKDVSSDKVRKFVQDYLNEVKESGVLELTYVTSVEKKGEDKIFKLKDIGVDYYVLGIHTPAFQTPKHAGSSVVQLFSSIFSVISFGLIPSYASLQAGTEIRIYDKNLNQLTSIKYDNGYTVLGAVWASSVPEECKRMGCNAMKQVTSPPKFVYGEQGPKFEADVASFIQAQAAFRK from the coding sequence ATGAGATACGATCAAAAATTTGGATCCTTGATATTCAGTCTTCTTTGCGTTTTGAATTGTAACTATCACTATTACGTTCAACAAACTCCACCCGATGCAACTGCATCGATTCCGAATTTATCCAAGGTGAAAATCGCCTATATCGGATTTCGTCCGTACGAGGCCGAAATTACAAAGTCTTCCGCGGAAACGAGGGTTTATACCGCCAATCTGATTTATCCGGATCGAACTATATTGAAGTTTCAGAATGGATCGTATGCGTCCGATCTCAAGTCGGTCGGATATAGAAAAGACGTATCCTCGGACAAGGTCAGGAAATTCGTTCAGGATTATTTAAACGAGGTCAAGGAAAGCGGGGTTCTCGAACTTACCTATGTTACCAGCGTTGAAAAAAAAGGAGAAGATAAAATCTTCAAACTCAAGGACATCGGAGTCGATTATTACGTTCTTGGAATCCATACTCCGGCGTTTCAAACTCCCAAACACGCGGGAAGTAGCGTGGTTCAATTGTTCTCCTCCATCTTTTCGGTGATCAGTTTCGGCCTGATTCCAAGTTATGCGTCTTTGCAGGCGGGAACCGAAATTAGAATCTATGATAAAAATCTAAACCAATTGACTTCCATCAAATACGACAACGGTTATACGGTCTTGGGTGCGGTCTGGGCTTCCTCGGTTCCGGAAGAATGCAAAAGAATGGGATGCAACGCGATGAAACAGGTGACTTCTCCTCCTAAGTTCGTATACGGGGAGCAGGGGCCGAAATTCGAAGCCGACGTCGCGAGTTTTATTCAGGCTCAGGCCGCGTTTCGTAAATGA
- a CDS encoding helix-turn-helix domain-containing protein encodes MIYGEWFANAFAVFGGFLAFLLAVSELITFKKTKFQIYFSIALLLIGILQILNAISFQGVFQNTSVYVRFSLPILFLIGPIAYVALKFMVEEDFRWNVGTILFFVPVLLCGLVVFVVPRETLILPWERNPELPLENGNWLFWMYGFAGIYSFLFGVMIFRILSVVSEIKLRILIWICFLDFGTVSVFGLLGLFYGVFFLKLSAVVVSIALCGIYYVRKEFSNLEETIHVELVKAKYSRSRLGGLEVDSILSRLETMMTTERMYQDEEISLGYVAERVSLTTHQLSELINRKLNKSFFLWLNQYRVDEAKRLLAETDKTVLEIAMEVGFNNRSSFNEAFLKLTEKTPIDFRKTAKV; translated from the coding sequence ATGATTTACGGAGAATGGTTCGCCAATGCGTTTGCGGTTTTCGGCGGATTTCTCGCGTTTTTACTCGCAGTTTCCGAATTAATCACATTCAAAAAAACTAAATTTCAAATCTACTTTTCGATAGCCTTGCTTCTGATCGGAATTTTACAAATTCTGAATGCGATTTCATTTCAGGGAGTTTTTCAAAATACGTCCGTTTACGTCCGATTCAGTCTTCCCATTTTGTTTTTGATCGGTCCGATCGCGTACGTCGCCCTGAAGTTTATGGTCGAAGAGGACTTTCGATGGAACGTGGGGACGATTCTATTTTTTGTCCCGGTTCTTTTGTGCGGACTTGTCGTGTTCGTCGTTCCGAGGGAAACGTTGATTCTTCCCTGGGAAAGAAATCCGGAACTTCCCTTGGAAAACGGGAACTGGCTTTTTTGGATGTACGGTTTTGCGGGAATTTATTCCTTTTTATTCGGGGTTATGATCTTTCGAATTCTTTCCGTCGTTTCCGAAATCAAACTGCGAATCTTGATTTGGATCTGCTTTTTGGATTTTGGCACGGTTTCCGTTTTCGGACTTCTCGGACTTTTTTACGGGGTTTTCTTTTTGAAACTTTCCGCAGTCGTCGTCTCGATCGCTTTATGCGGAATCTATTATGTTCGAAAAGAATTTTCAAATCTCGAAGAAACGATTCACGTCGAGCTCGTGAAAGCGAAATATTCCAGATCCAGATTGGGAGGTTTGGAAGTGGATTCCATTCTTTCCCGTTTGGAAACGATGATGACAACCGAAAGAATGTATCAGGACGAAGAGATTTCCCTCGGCTATGTCGCCGAAAGGGTATCCTTGACGACACACCAATTGTCCGAACTCATCAATCGAAAACTCAACAAGAGTTTTTTTCTTTGGTTGAATCAATACAGGGTGGACGAGGCCAAAAGGCTTTTGGCGGAAACCGACAAAACCGTTTTGGAGATCGCGATGGAAGTCGGTTTCAACAATCGTTCCTCCTTCAACGAAGCGTTTTTGAAACTTACCGAAAAAACCCCGATCGATTTTCGAAAAACCGCCAAGGTCTGA
- a CDS encoding DUF4345 family protein translates to MQTDSISMNRAADGNKILSIISKVYLALNLAVYGGFTVGFFILPVRLASLIGIEIRDSAALADFRAMYGGLCLGISAIFILGWFKEEFKKSSIVLALTAAVGLLSGRIYTLLLDGPGNEYIYISMATEIGAIVIGTWLLKRS, encoded by the coding sequence ATGCAAACTGATAGTATCTCAATGAATCGAGCCGCGGACGGAAATAAAATTCTTTCCATAATCTCTAAAGTTTATCTCGCTTTGAACCTTGCGGTTTACGGCGGCTTTACGGTCGGATTTTTTATTCTTCCGGTTCGACTCGCATCTTTGATCGGAATCGAAATCAGAGATTCCGCGGCGCTCGCCGATTTTAGGGCGATGTACGGAGGACTTTGTCTTGGTATAAGCGCTATCTTCATTTTGGGTTGGTTCAAGGAAGAATTTAAAAAGTCGTCCATCGTTTTGGCGCTTACCGCGGCAGTCGGTCTTTTATCGGGAAGAATTTACACTCTCCTTTTAGATGGACCGGGTAACGAATACATTTACATCAGTATGGCCACCGAGATCGGAGCGATCGTGATCGGGACTTGGCTTTTAAAACGTTCCTAA